In Lycium ferocissimum isolate CSIRO_LF1 chromosome 7, AGI_CSIRO_Lferr_CH_V1, whole genome shotgun sequence, the sequence TTATATACCCAAAATACACTATTTTTCCATATTGTTCtaaaagtgaatttaatacCACGACATTCatattttagaaataaaattaactttcACGGGGAAATCTTCTAAATTttgtttattcttttccttttcttatatAAATACTAATTAATCCCTAGTTAACTATTAAAATGCTCTAATAATTatctcttcttcatcactaaatcATTATTAAGCCACCACCATTGCTGTGAATGACCaaccaaatccaccaaaattaTTATCAACTCAAACCCAATCATTAATTTCATCACCTCCATCAATTTACTTCACCACCATCAATTTTACTAGCTATCAAACCCAAATCAATGAtaatctttcaaattcaataaaaaaatgATTACAAGGGAAAAAGTTTGGAAGAAGACAAAACTAATATCAAAAATCcacaaaagaaaactatttgtaaagaataaaagaagaatcttaAATGGGTTGGAAAAATTGGACAATCCAAATCTTAAGCTCACCGCTGGAAAAATAGGGGAATGATGGTGGTTTTGGTGGTTCAACGGagattttcattttcttaaacggtttttttggaagaagaagagtaggaaaaatattaattaaatctaaatccAATTTCAAAGTTATTTatcaacaatgaagaaaatttgattttcgaaaaaggcaagtgtaatttcttcattgttgttaaaaGTCCGTTTGAAGGGCCTATTTCTTCATTAACAAGCATCGTTTCTTTCGACGAATTTCGGTGTATATAAACTTGAGGAGCAATGCCTCATTTTTTAACGGTGGGGTGGTGGGTGTTGCTTTGGTTGGTTGGAGAAATCATTCGCATGGTtttggagaagaagaaatgggttatatttcaaattttttgtcGTGAATTTGAAATGAAGGAGATGGCGTGAATAAAAAACTATGGGAGTGACTTAGTGTGTGGCGGCGTGGGGGCCGGTGAGTTGGGGAGGGGGGCGTGGAGTCGTAGGAATTTGAAGAAGAGGGGGCGGGGCGGGGTGGGGGTatatttagcaaaaaaaaataaaaataaaaagataaaaaaatcaacaaaacgcgcctattttttaatcataattttttttttgtgccacATACACTTCTAGGAggttaaattcactttttagaTGTTGACACAAGGTCGCATAACGTAGTTTGAGTGGTCTCGACATTTTGGATATAGTTTAAGTgtcatttgatgtattttgcctaaaTAATTACTTTCGTGTAGTTTATGTGACACTATTTTTCCATATGTTCTAAAAGAAGGATACATTCctattttagaaataaaattaCTCTGAATTCTTATTTTACTCTTATATAAAGAAATGATCATTTATAGTCTTACAAATGTGTCTCGCTTGTTCTAAATCATAAGTTTTCAAAACGTTATTTGTTAGTTTTAAACTTGATGCACAATCAAAGATGACCATATAATTGGAACGGATGAGTATGTTTAACTCTCGAGAGTCACGGTTCTCATGgaacattacaacaacaatctCAGTGTAATCCTACAAGTGAGGTCTGGAAATGATATATAAAGTGTACAAAGACCTTAATCACATTGAGAAGGTAGAGATCTAGAGACTATTTTCTATAGACCCTCGGTTTAAGGCAACATGAAAAATAGGCACTACCAACAAGCAAGCAGAAAAAGAGCAAGACAATAAGGTAATCGAGACTAAAGAAACGACAGGTACTAACATAAATCtaagaataagaaaatacaaTAATACTACTAACGAGAATACTATTCATGGATCATTTTAATATCTATAAATTGGAGCTCAACAGAGCCTCTCTTGCACCATCAAACACTAGAGACTAGAGAGTTGAGAGTAATCTTTGCAATGAAGAGCCTTGTGCTATTTCTTTCAATTGCACTATTTCTCCCCTTAGCATTATCATCAACTTTTTCTTCAGATCTCCTCCTTCCCTCTGAAGATTCCAGTAACGCATATCCTTCAGTACTTGACACTGATGGCAATCCACTCAACGTAGGTGTCAAATACTTTGTGCTACCATCTCTTAGAGGCATGGGAGGTGGCCTTATTTTGTCTAGAGTTGTTGACAAAAATGTGAAAGTTTGCCCACAGGACATTGTCCAAGACCCTAATGAACTTCACCGTGGCCGACCTGTGGAATTCTTTCCTGCATACCCAGATAAAACTGGTAAACTTATTCTCAGAAACAACCCCATAAATGTCAAGTTCTATTCCCCAAGTAATACGTC encodes:
- the LOC132063644 gene encoding kunitz trypsin inhibitor 5-like, translated to MKSLVLFLSIALFLPLALSSTFSSDLLLPSEDSSNAYPSVLDTDGNPLNVGVKYFVLPSLRGMGGGLILSRVVDKNVKVCPQDIVQDPNELHRGRPVEFFPAYPDKTGKLILRNNPINVKFYSPSNTSRCANFTVWKMDKKYKYVVGRGKLGVLNNIRNWFRIVPYGKDYRFVYCPTLCVPCKIRCLDLFISYEDMKQGENKVIRRLAASGNELPFSVKFKKAD